One Danio aesculapii chromosome 22, fDanAes4.1, whole genome shotgun sequence genomic window carries:
- the LOC130216545 gene encoding uncharacterized protein LOC130216545 produces MASISVSDLRIVLMGKNGSENSRVENFIKTKAVVSDSGASSHVQQTRIIGQERNIRVFNLADLFYPNLPQEQVRQAVNVCVSQCAPGPHVFILVLQYNDFTEQDRDRVKFLLSLFSQKAIKHTIVLTTDEEPRTSIIPYKINIFGNNFINGLIRDCGGHFKFDEKSPTCCFDLFRRIEKILKEGHVEFIICDMYRDGGDGTAVDGDPDMSDHKWSAKFIESTQTESDGGVTSSGKAKLNFVLCGNNSALKSSVSKVFRGTMNKPKNITGNIRQKDRSKECVRKDGKIDGREINVVELPALTRLSEKEVTQETLNCLYLCDPGVDLFILVTPVTALTNEDKAEMEKIYRIFGSKELFVVLFIIEHTVNQSPSEFVLSEESQSVVSLYGCWYDVMQIKDPRNTVKISGLLYYIDNTRTEPYSLQTFMRARSELGEKLSERDNEIRELQQKIKRLECVKLNLVLCGNRRLKSSISELFMSESRRGSVVNSEFTRRDLELCGRLISVMELPALISLSEEEVMRQTLRCVSLCHPGVHLFILIIPDESPLNNEDRAEIEKIQKIFSFKTNKSILTLIKQDSELHTAKLSEETQAVVERLGGQRHFIGPNTEVSTLIEMIEQMVEKNNGQVFSTETFLEPQMDKLLKFDEMKRTIHKLETLFQSQDSSESEDDLRIVLLGKTGVGKSATGNTILGRKVFKSDISQSSVTNVCQKQTAELYGRHITVIDTPGLFDTQLSNEEIKREISNCISMILPGPHVFLLLISLGRFTQEEEKSVKLIQETFGDNSLIFTIVLFTRGDDLDNKDIKHYLSSPGSTLMNLIEACGNRYHVFNNRSGDQKQVTELLEKINNMVKANGGSYYSCKRFRDIERDRQNKERKMLLMKHEEDIENMKKIMKKEQQRSKRSEDEFKDRVERYKTEIKEKVEQERSLRDEMMQEREKWKRVIEEERQKRNEADELRRKIEQEMWNKYSKSLKEKDELRLKYEDVKGRITMMKRDIKDIEDSEKKIQEEMRRDRDDWERLKQLEIQREEEEKETRRYNEPGNEIPEDQDTSDDEISDPECLRIVLFGKKGSGKSATGNTILGIEEFHSEVSSQVVTRVCQKGVGEAEGKTVSVVDTPGLLDTTLSTEEVVEEIIKSVSLSAPGPHVFIIVLSLGKITQEEKEILDLIMKMFGSEAAKFSIVLFTKADTLKDQTIEHYVEKSRNSKLKSLISDCGDRYLAFNNTETQDQTQVTELFNMIEEIRQSNQGQHFSNDVFEKVRFNFDRKMEKLEENKRRNQAYIEELSAKYEMEISNRRRRLEEKKRKTDEERVRLENKCIIRAERLRREFEEKEKSEQKKQEEEDQKQADVEDQMREEYNQRIEEIEDQRNEYENRGEMYKQEQMRDEEHIETHMKEEETKLTEFEEKKSEIKQHYEQMLKERKEECEIRKQEDEERQKQKRKRWEKMIKDLKRDQKEEIKRRDRMERERIKREEEECEEMILTNQAEIRRIKDEHHNKAREEKQELQDFEEEKQKQIEEFKKSVTEELNKLKKGKSSCYVM; encoded by the exons TGAGTGATCTGAGGATTGTCCTGATGGGGAAGAATGGATCAGAAAACAGCAGAGTGGAAAACTTCATCAAAACTAAAGCAGTAGTGTCTGACAGTGGAGCTTCATCTCATGTCCAGCAGACCAGAATTATTGGACAAGAGAGAAACATCAGAGTTTTTAACTTAGCAGACCTGTTTTATCCTAATCTCCCACAGGAACAGGTCAGACAggcagtgaatgtgtgtgtgtctcagtgtgCTCCAGGCCCTCATGTGTTCATTCTCGTACTGCAGTATAATGACTTCACTGAGCAGGACAGAGACAGAGTGAAATTTCTACTGAGTCTCTTCAGTCAGAAGGCCATCAAGCACACTATAGTGCTGACCACTGATGAGGAGCCACGCACATCCATAATACCATATAAGATTAACATCTTTGGGAATAACTTTATTAATGGTTTAATTAgggattgtggaggacattttaaGTTTGATGAAAAAAGCCCAACATGTTGCTTTGACTTATTCAGAAGGATAGAGAAGATCCTCAAGGAAGGACATGTAGAGTTTATCATCTGTGACATGTACAGAGATGGAGGTGATGGAACAGCAGTGGATGGAGATCCAGACATGTCAGATCACAAATGGAGTGCAAAATTCATTGAGAGCACACAAACAGAAAGTGATGGAGGAG tgACTTCTTCTGGAAAAGCAAAGCtgaattttgttctgtgtggaaATAATTCAGCACTCAAGAGCTCAGTGTCTAAAGTGTTCAGAGGGACAATGAATAAACCTAAGAATATAACAGGGAATATTCGTCAAAAAGACAGAAGTAAAGAGTGTGTGAGGAAGGATGGAAAGATTGATGGGCGGGAGATCAATGTAGTGGAGCTTCCAGCACTGACTCGACTCTCAGAAAAGGAAGTGACTCAGGAGACCCTCAACTGTCTATATCTCTGTGATCCTGGAGTTGATCTGTTCATCCTCGTCACTCCTGTCACTGCACTCACTAATGAAGATAAAGCAGAAATGGAGAAGATCTACAGAATATTCGGTTCGAAAGAGCTCTTTGTAGTGCTTTTCATTATTGAACACACTGTCAACCAAAGTCCATCAGAGTTTGTGTTATCAGAAGAATCTCAGAGTGTTGTGAGTCTCTACGGGTGCTGGTATGATGTGATGCAGATAAAAGACCCCAGAAACACAGTAAAGATCTCAGGGCTGCTATATTATATAGACAACACTAGGACTGAACCCTATTCACTTCAGACGTTTATGAGAGCCAGAAGTGAACTAGGGGAGAAACTGAGTGAGAGAGACAATGAAATCAGAGAGTTGCAGCAGAAGATCAAGAGACTGG AGTGTGTGAAGCTGAACCTGGTGCTGTGTGGGAATAGAAGATTAAAATCCTCCATATCAGAGCTGTTCATGAGTGAGAGTCGGAGAGGTTCTGTGGTCAATTCAGAGTTCACAAGGAGAGACCTGGAGCTTTGTGGTCGTCTGATTAGTGTGATGGAGCTTCCAGCTCTCATTAGTCTCTCAGAGGAGGAAGTGATGCGTCAGACGCTCCGCTGTGTGTCTCTCTGCCATCCTGGAGTTCATCTGTTCATCCTCATTATTCCTGATGAATCTCCCCTTAATAATGAAGACCGAGCAGAAATTGAGAAGATCCAGAAGATTTTCAGCTTTAAAACCAACAAAAGTATATTGACACTCATAAAGCAGGACTCAGAGCTTCATACAGCAAAACTCAGTGAAGAAACACAGGCTGTCGTCGAGAGACTTGGAGGACAACGTCATTTCATTGGCCCAAACACAGAAGTGTCCACATTGATTGAGATGATTGAGCAGATGGTGGAAAAAAACAATGGACAGGTTTTCTCAACAGAGACATTCCTGGAGCCACAGATGGACAAACTGCTGAAATTCGATGAAATGAAGAGAACAATCCACAAGTTAGAGACATTGTTTCAGTCACAAG ATTCAAGCGAAAGTGAAGATGACCTAAGGATTGTTCTTCTGGGTAAAACTGGAGTTGGGAAGAGTGCAACTGGAAACACAATCTTAGGGAGAAAAGTATTTAAATCAGACATCTCTCAAAGTTCTGTTACTAATGTGTGCCAGAAACAAACAGCTGAACTCTACGGCCGACACATTACTGTGATCGACACTCCAGGACTGTTTGATACTCAACTCAGCAATGAAGAAATCAAGAGAGAAATCAGCAACTGCATCTCCATGATCCTGCCTGGACCTCACGTGTTTCTCCTGCTGATTTCACTGGGAAGATTCACTCAAGAAGAGGAAAAATCTGTGAAGCTCATTCAAGAGACATTTGGTGACAACTCGTTAATATTCACTATTGTGCTATTTACCAGAGGAGACGATTTAGATAATAAAGACATTAAACATTATCTAAGTAGTCCTGGATCAACTTTGATGAACCTAATTGAAGCATGTGGAAACAGATACCATGTCTTTAATAACCGGTCTGGAGACCAAAAGCAAGTGACTGAACTACTGGAGAAGATCAACAATATGGTGAAGGCAAACGGAGGGAGTTACTACTCATGTAAGAGGTTCAGAGACATTGAGAGAGATCGACAAAACAAAGAAAGGAAGATGCTTTTGATGAAACATGAAGAAGACATAGAAAATATGAAGAAGATAATGAAGAAAGAACAGCAGAGGAGTAAGAGAAGTGAGGATGAATTTAAGGATAGAGTAGAACGGTATAAAACAGAGATCAAAGAAAAAGTAGAACAAGAGAGAAGTTTGCGAGATGAGATGATGCAAGAGCGAGAAAAATGGAAAAGAGTGATAGAGGAGGAAAGACAAAAAAGAAATGAGGCGGATGAGTTGAGAAGAAAGATAGAACAGGAAATGTGGAATAAATATAGTAAAAGTCTGAAGGAGAAAGATGAACTTCGGTTGAAATATGAAGACGTGAAAGGAAGAATTACAATGATGAAAAGAGACATAAAAGACATAGAGGATAGTGAGAAAAAGATTCAAGAGGAGATGAGGAGAGATAGAGATGACTGGGAGCGACTGAAACAACTGGAAATACAACGAGAAGAAGAGGAAAAAGAAACAAGAAGATATAATGAACCTGGCAACGAAATTCCAGAGGATCAGGACACAAGTG aTGATGAAATTTCAGATCCAGAGTGTTTGAGAATTGTGCTCTTTGGCAAAAAAGGAAGTGGAAAGTCTGCCACAGGAAACACTATTCTCGGAATTGAAGAGTTTCACAGTGAAGTCAGTTCGCAAGTGGTGACCAGAGTTTGTCAGAAGGGAGTTGGAGAAGCTGAAGGTAAAACAGTATCTGTTGTTGATACTCCAGGACTCTTGGACACAACACTGTCAACTGAAGAGGTGGTAGAAGAAATAATTAAAAGTGTGTCTCTGTCAGCTCCTGGACCTCATGTGTTCATCATTGTGTTGAGTTTGGGGAAAATCACCCAGGAGGAGAAAGAAATTTTAGATTTGATAATGAAGATGTTTGGGTCAGAAGCAGCAAAGTTCAGCATTGTTCTCTTTACTAAAGCAGATACTCTGAAAGACCAAACAATCGAACACTATGTGGAGAAAAGCAGAAATTCTAAACTCAAGAGTCTGATCAGTGACTGTGGAGACAGATATCTGGCTTTTAACAACACAGAAACACAAGATCAGACACAAGTTACTGAGCTGTTCAATATGATAGAAGAGATAAGACAATCAAATCAGGGTCAACACTTCAGTAATGATGTGTTTGAGAAGGTAAGGTTCAATTTTGATAGAAAAATGGAAAAACTCGAAGAGAATAAAAGAAGAAATCAGGCTTATATTGAAGAATTATCAGCCAAATATGAGATGGAAATCAGTAACAGGAGGAGGAGACTGGAAGAGAAGAAGCGAAAGACAGATGAAGAAAGAGTGAGGTTGGAGAATAAGTGCATTATAAGAGCAGAAAGACTCAGGAGAGAGTTTGAGGAGAAAGAGAAATCGGAGCAGAAGAAACAAGAGGAGGAGGATCAGAAACAGGCAGATGTGGAGGACCAGATGAGAGAGGAATATAATCAGAGAATAGAGGAAATTGAAGATCAGAGAAATGAGTATGAAAACAGAGGCGAGATGTACAAACAAGAACAGATGAGAGATGAAGAACACATAGAAACACATATGAAAGAGGAGGAAACAAAACTGACAGAATTTGAAGAAAagaaatctgaaataaaacaacattatgAGCAGATGCTGAAGGAGAGAAAAGAGGAGTGTGAGATAAGAAAACAGGAGGATGAggagagacaaaaacagaagagGAAGAGATGGGAGAAAATGATTAAAGATCTGAAACGAGACCAAAAAGAGGAGATCAAGAGAAGAGACAGAATGGAGAGAGAAAGAATaaaaagagaagaagaagagTGTGAGGAAATGATATTGACAAATCAAGCAGAGATACGAAGGATAAAAGATGAACATCACAACAAAGCCAGGGAAGAAAAACAAGAGCTGCAAGATTTTGAAGAGGAAAAGCAGAAGCAAATTGAGGAGTTCAAGAAGAGTGTTACAGaagaactgaataaactaaaaaagggaAAATCATCATGCTATGTCATGTGA